In the Mycoplasma zalophi genome, one interval contains:
- a CDS encoding HinT-interacting membrane complex protein P80, with the protein MARNNNFVKKIARFNSTKAQQNKKPVSKQEETLEVKKRWPKYLLGFLIAGILVSGITIPLVVAANRAKEDYPVLDKNSVVFKFKNKDGSISQIEYSDLKQAVDSVNEGKYVYSKVSDEIALYLYEQEYKASAWYEAIYNSNKVASKKKYFKLQSVKEIENNKARILDDLEQRLQTQFGFGKWETEFKTELAKPEYGSSKNKADAVKHLVAQEIRRNAFGRFQTEINSDFTVSEVENGLTAEHDVYYMFYNSQTQKEERVDLFKKGEVIRFGNGEKDLHFIHTSGNNQNVYIPKDKLNTTDPGETKVYAFLTKSFLNDKKDAGIYINDWLATQPIIYSKLNLKMTQNQTAADLPFSFSKQELIKLLTFTDFNNGTDDSQIDLPINRINNFKGISNFVKGENLTDEETKQAINDSLLLNVLGSANDNTYGSEGFKSLSDIYSSEKPEFYLPYISIINNDSIYTPNEKNNFFTDLKTKIIEKIFNNEQVYSSIINKQATSWSESEKELAINNNKKIADYINEMTDFDSKMGNLLRDLFAQSDSDYKTNLVYKINENYAILNSTGLNLLTLSTVNSEETARKLILSDLSRKANDVSTTALKPPFNIDNMFKDLLTSDFITKKVLEDASFVEYLKTLKYKNYSTDEEQNFSDNDVEVAKKYSKILLEFQHLQILNGKSTEIKEYIDSLIDKNLSADYVFKNGKWIVKNHGDKEFIKFIYPIFEKQINGGNK; encoded by the coding sequence ATGGCAAGAAACAATAATTTTGTCAAAAAAATCGCTCGTTTTAATTCAACTAAAGCGCAGCAAAATAAGAAACCAGTTTCTAAACAAGAAGAAACTTTAGAAGTAAAAAAACGTTGACCTAAATACTTATTAGGATTTTTAATTGCAGGGATTTTAGTATCAGGGATTACTATTCCACTTGTAGTGGCCGCTAATAGAGCAAAAGAAGATTACCCTGTTTTAGATAAAAATTCAGTAGTATTTAAATTTAAAAATAAAGATGGTAGCATTTCTCAAATTGAATATTCAGATTTAAAACAAGCTGTAGATTCAGTAAATGAAGGAAAATATGTATATTCAAAAGTTAGTGATGAAATTGCACTATATTTATATGAACAAGAATACAAAGCTAGCGCATGATATGAAGCAATTTATAACTCTAATAAAGTAGCAAGTAAGAAAAAATATTTCAAATTGCAATCTGTTAAAGAAATTGAAAATAATAAAGCAAGAATTTTAGATGATTTAGAACAAAGATTACAAACTCAATTTGGATTTGGAAAATGAGAAACAGAATTTAAAACTGAGTTAGCAAAACCTGAATATGGTTCATCAAAAAACAAAGCAGATGCTGTTAAACATTTAGTTGCTCAAGAAATCAGAAGAAATGCTTTTGGTCGTTTCCAAACAGAAATTAACAGTGATTTCACTGTTTCTGAAGTAGAAAATGGTTTAACCGCTGAACATGATGTATATTACATGTTTTATAATTCACAAACACAAAAAGAAGAAAGAGTAGATTTATTTAAAAAAGGTGAAGTTATTCGCTTTGGAAACGGTGAAAAAGATTTACACTTTATTCATACATCAGGAAATAATCAAAACGTTTATATCCCAAAAGATAAATTAAACACTACAGATCCAGGGGAAACTAAAGTTTATGCATTTTTAACAAAATCATTTTTAAATGACAAAAAAGATGCAGGAATTTATATAAATGACTGATTAGCAACTCAACCAATTATTTATTCAAAATTAAACTTAAAAATGACCCAAAATCAAACAGCTGCTGATTTACCATTTTCATTTAGTAAACAAGAACTTATTAAATTATTAACATTTACAGATTTTAATAATGGAACTGATGATTCGCAAATTGATTTACCAATTAATAGAATAAACAATTTTAAAGGTATTTCAAACTTTGTTAAAGGTGAAAATTTAACTGATGAAGAAACAAAACAAGCAATTAATGATAGTTTACTTTTAAATGTATTAGGATCAGCGAATGATAATACATACGGTTCAGAAGGATTTAAATCATTATCGGACATCTATTCAAGTGAAAAACCTGAGTTTTATTTACCTTATATTTCAATAATAAATAATGATTCAATTTATACACCTAATGAAAAAAATAATTTCTTTACTGACTTAAAAACAAAAATTATTGAAAAAATATTTAATAATGAACAAGTATACAGTAGCATAATAAATAAACAAGCTACTTCATGAAGCGAATCAGAAAAAGAATTAGCGATTAACAATAATAAAAAAATTGCAGATTACATTAATGAAATGACAGATTTTGATAGCAAAATGGGTAATTTATTACGTGACTTATTTGCACAAAGCGACTCAGATTACAAAACTAATTTAGTTTATAAAATTAATGAAAATTACGCTATTTTAAATAGTACAGGATTAAATTTACTTACTTTATCTACAGTTAATTCAGAAGAAACTGCAAGAAAATTAATTCTAAGCGATTTATCAAGAAAAGCAAATGACGTTTCAACTACTGCTTTAAAACCACCATTTAATATTGATAATATGTTTAAAGACTTACTAACTTCAGATTTTATTACAAAAAAAGTATTAGAAGATGCTAGTTTTGTAGAATATCTAAAAACTTTAAAATACAAAAATTATTCAACTGATGAAGAACAAAATTTCAGTGATAATGATGTGGAAGTTGCTAAAAAATACTCAAAAATTCTTTTAGAATTCCAACATTTACAAATTCTAAATGGAAAAAGTACAGAAATAAAAGAATATATAGATTCATTAATAGATAAAAATTTAAGTGCTGATTATGTATTTAAAAATGGAAAATGAATAGTTAAAAATCATGGCGATAAAGAATTTATTAAATTTATTTATCCAATATTTGAAAAACAAATTAATGGAGGTAATAAATAA
- a CDS encoding HinT-interacting membrane complex lipoprotein P60 — protein sequence MKKSLLLSLLSVSVLAPSTAIAAISCAPSDPLDLNERGKQETVLTSQQTKTLILQSVADNLISNIYSSEITTKTEDTIKTLYENKNSQFYKDFKKFFTVFARKQLDVNGQFFVTLRQNLLNNNVDVTNFTPVGWEMPTDEQMDFLFNNSTKLSQSIRLEIEKMIVVYNYLLQNRQEVLSITRDEKNNDKSLLKVDISKFTDENKRRFNSLDKTSKDVYLIKYLLDNKLAESWSFERTENVQLLQGHALINNVDTYNALIQNNNLKYKVIDDQTLLVNGSDNIDLSKLRGYNGVHKYTGSSTGDMNYDNYSLETKDYTVEGFVNPFNNGIYSVKQLTFNASVLDKLKAKPVISLKEESKQKTSFEVEDFNVAEFTYNADTKTFTRTIDNTTFNFKLTRIESTSDGNNIRLTVELSVPELGNKAKYVFSTELRNKNQTEARQFDPFDLPKFVDFYNPNSKHIEGKYIIKIAPRMVKKESSETQKETQYVSTLENTPWSTNEQKDKIALNIVFLDYPILYKAVVKYFNEQGVGIDTNGMEKLIVDFLKAEDLI from the coding sequence ATGAAAAAATCATTATTATTAAGTTTATTAAGCGTTTCTGTATTAGCTCCATCAACAGCAATCGCCGCAATTTCTTGTGCACCATCAGATCCTTTAGATTTAAATGAACGTGGAAAACAAGAAACAGTTTTAACTAGTCAACAAACTAAAACACTTATTTTACAAAGTGTTGCAGATAATTTAATTTCAAATATTTATTCATCAGAAATAACAACAAAAACAGAAGATACTATAAAAACTTTATATGAAAATAAAAACTCACAATTTTATAAAGATTTTAAAAAATTCTTTACTGTTTTTGCTAGAAAACAATTAGATGTAAATGGTCAATTTTTTGTAACATTACGTCAAAATTTATTAAATAATAATGTTGATGTAACTAATTTCACTCCCGTGGGTTGAGAAATGCCAACTGATGAACAAATGGACTTTTTATTCAATAATTCAACTAAACTTTCACAAAGTATTCGTTTAGAAATTGAAAAAATGATTGTAGTATACAATTATTTACTGCAAAATAGACAAGAAGTTTTATCTATTACAAGAGATGAAAAAAACAATGATAAATCACTTTTAAAAGTAGATATTTCTAAATTTACAGACGAAAACAAAAGAAGATTTAATTCTCTTGATAAAACTTCAAAAGATGTATATCTAATTAAATACCTTTTAGATAATAAATTAGCAGAATCATGAAGTTTTGAAAGAACTGAAAACGTTCAGCTTCTACAAGGTCATGCGTTAATAAATAATGTAGATACATACAATGCATTAATTCAAAACAATAATTTAAAATATAAAGTTATAGATGATCAAACTTTATTAGTAAATGGTTCAGATAACATCGATTTATCTAAATTGCGTGGATATAATGGTGTTCATAAATATACAGGATCATCAACTGGTGATATGAACTACGATAATTACAGTTTAGAAACTAAAGATTACACAGTTGAAGGTTTTGTAAATCCTTTTAATAACGGAATTTATTCAGTTAAACAATTGACATTTAATGCAAGTGTTTTAGATAAATTAAAAGCAAAACCCGTAATTTCTCTAAAAGAAGAATCAAAACAAAAAACATCATTTGAAGTTGAAGATTTTAATGTTGCTGAATTTACTTACAATGCTGATACTAAAACATTTACAAGAACTATTGATAATACAACATTTAACTTTAAATTAACACGTATTGAATCAACTAGTGATGGAAATAACATTAGATTAACAGTAGAACTTTCAGTACCTGAATTAGGAAATAAAGCAAAATACGTTTTTAGCACTGAACTAAGAAACAAAAATCAAACAGAAGCAAGACAATTTGATCCATTTGATTTACCTAAATTTGTAGATTTTTATAACCCAAATTCAAAACATATTGAAGGTAAATACATTATAAAAATTGCACCAAGAATGGTTAAAAAAGAATCATCAGAAACTCAAAAAGAAACTCAATATGTTTCAACATTAGAAAATACACCATGAAGTACCAATGAACAAAAAGATAAAATAGCTTTAAATATTGTATTTTTAGATTATCCAATATTATATAAAGCAGTTGTTAAATACTTCAATGAACAAGGCGTTGGAATTGATACCAACGGAATGGAAAAACTAATAGTTGATTTCTTAAAAGCTGAAGATTTAATATAA
- a CDS encoding S41 family peptidase codes for MRKYNTNKKFIKNLIVISSLSISSVTAISAAVSCSIPTIFRITNSSPNNLDLIKSYAFENISNEFNIENNNLNLFKEKNTQEIYVNINEFITKLKGLFLENVFRYSGQSELGHKFTVFGREIIFDDKNHKILFESTDVFVFLKSSSTKNYSNKIKYLEDSVKSLNNDEYAELDLKKYNFSVLEKNQNIFLPLSVFNLLFLSQSYYNIYFNGDKLIGITSIINKDIDASEYNKVMNNSYNNTQQTQQQRLNNYNFLLFLFDNFYGLEKAFLKKHNVNSLDEFFIKVNLKEKLMSPDATVNANAYEEFIYKYLNELHTSIQSGSYFHPKNYRANPYASADSSRLQSYIETYRILSRIRSAKNMQNDLNNGDANIVSFHNDIAIIYLNSFTVGTNEEINGDQPYKYDSYFLMFEAMKRIQEHSKTQSINKIILDLSLNGGGSIAAMEKVVAFMTNKDQKIYYYDILNKLLNFSKYRVDINNDAAYDARDGYTDYNWYILVGKNTFSAANLLTHIAKLGNFATIIGNTSGGGMYSVLPVVLPDGTSLDMSSNNAWVGVPDEIITNENDLPYTEDGIEVDLEIPYFAYYEYDIIEAYLKDPVLGEKKYNQYLASIKQKAWDKVYNDIQKYLPHIKDKRKKREYTNKLQEYAIHENDSLEKQQEKIEQMESLFRLVEFQYEHEIKQGN; via the coding sequence ATGAGAAAATATAATACAAATAAAAAATTCATAAAAAACTTAATAGTCATTTCTTCTTTATCAATTTCTTCAGTCACAGCAATCTCAGCAGCTGTTTCTTGTTCTATACCCACAATTTTTAGAATAACTAATTCAAGCCCAAATAATTTAGATTTAATAAAATCATATGCATTTGAAAATATTTCTAACGAATTCAATATAGAAAATAACAATTTAAATCTTTTTAAAGAAAAAAATACGCAAGAAATTTATGTAAATATTAACGAATTTATAACAAAATTAAAAGGCTTATTTTTAGAAAATGTTTTTAGATATTCAGGGCAATCAGAATTAGGACATAAATTTACTGTCTTTGGAAGGGAAATTATATTTGATGATAAAAATCACAAAATATTATTTGAATCAACTGATGTATTTGTGTTTTTAAAAAGTTCTTCAACTAAAAATTATTCAAATAAAATAAAATACTTAGAAGATTCAGTTAAAAGTTTAAATAATGATGAGTATGCTGAACTAGATCTAAAAAAATACAACTTTAGTGTGTTAGAAAAAAATCAAAATATTTTTCTTCCTTTATCAGTATTTAACTTATTATTTTTAAGTCAAAGTTATTACAACATTTATTTTAATGGTGATAAATTAATAGGAATTACTTCAATAATTAATAAAGATATTGATGCATCTGAATACAATAAAGTTATGAATAATTCTTACAATAATACTCAACAAACACAGCAACAAAGACTAAATAACTATAATTTCTTATTATTTTTATTTGATAATTTTTATGGTTTAGAAAAAGCATTTTTAAAAAAACATAATGTAAATTCTTTAGACGAGTTTTTTATAAAAGTAAATTTAAAAGAAAAATTAATGTCACCTGATGCTACAGTTAACGCTAATGCATATGAAGAATTTATTTATAAATATTTAAATGAATTGCATACTTCAATTCAATCAGGCTCATATTTTCACCCTAAAAACTATCGTGCAAATCCTTATGCATCTGCTGATAGTTCAAGATTACAAAGTTATATAGAAACATATAGAATTCTATCAAGAATAAGAAGTGCAAAAAACATGCAAAATGATTTAAATAATGGTGACGCTAACATCGTATCCTTCCACAACGACATTGCAATCATTTATTTAAATTCTTTTACTGTTGGAACAAATGAAGAAATAAACGGTGACCAGCCTTATAAATATGATAGTTACTTTTTAATGTTTGAAGCAATGAAAAGAATTCAAGAGCACTCAAAAACACAATCAATCAATAAAATTATTTTAGACTTATCATTAAATGGTGGTGGTTCAATTGCTGCAATGGAAAAAGTTGTTGCTTTTATGACAAATAAAGATCAAAAAATTTATTACTATGATATTTTAAATAAATTACTTAACTTCAGTAAATATCGTGTTGATATCAATAATGATGCTGCATATGATGCAAGAGATGGATACACAGATTATAATTGATATATTTTAGTGGGTAAAAACACATTTAGTGCTGCAAACCTACTTACTCATATTGCTAAATTAGGAAATTTTGCAACAATAATAGGAAATACAAGTGGTGGTGGAATGTATTCTGTTCTACCTGTTGTACTACCTGATGGAACCAGTTTGGATATGTCTTCAAATAATGCTTGAGTTGGTGTTCCGGATGAAATAATAACAAATGAAAATGATTTACCTTACACTGAAGATGGTATTGAAGTAGATTTAGAAATTCCATATTTTGCATATTATGAATATGATATCATTGAAGCATATTTAAAAGATCCTGTATTAGGAGAAAAAAAATATAACCAATACTTAGCAAGCATAAAACAAAAAGCTTGAGATAAAGTATATAATGATATTCAAAAATATTTACCGCACATAAAAGACAAACGCAAGAAAAGAGAATATACAAATAAATTACAAGAATATGCAATTCATGAAAACGATTCTCTTGAAAAACAACAAGAAAAAATAGAACAAATGGAATCTCTATTTAGATTAGTTGAATTTCAATATGAACATGAAATAAAGCAAGGAAATTAA
- a CDS encoding leucine-rich repeat protein, whose product MKKSKKILTITSLGLLPISAIPAIAASCEKQDPENNDQENNALNEKINQLEELKGLYTNVLDFLSLQIIESAIEQAKTFRDDTAKQKEIMQLLDDAIKKADIESKTNNDQQKFEKIKAKLGEESAQWQTIKPKLEKQINLNILEQTIFAAQRKKGPYSNDVDDVAFNLIAQAISDAEASFHDSEATTETIKAAVNQLNLKIKEADDYFNLSVAQKQQILEDKFNSTLNEAKELKETFEKDDAKELMTEKIQEAENINKIDSQFYRKIKNMISELKETEHKAKRLESLTDQELFETYLLKEFKILSNLEQQFGNDPAFLEIQEKIKKSFKEAREDTSNQYKEKERNLKRKVNEIIESATAISITPEIANNLYNQETHQVQIPSKVLYIQANSFSNFENLENVQFNDKLVSIGAHAFDNTNLQNITFPNTLETLSGFENTQVTQVTIPANVTEINFAFDNASNLTTLNLNDKLVELKGFNNTKIAELSLPETLEVFTGFRNTKVATLTLGSKIKTFITSLQELTELTFAADTNFDLVTTNQSATSGILISKNIFPKLQKIYVHSEEDKNKLMKVLGSDIEISDDSELENQKEANNKKIEERKTQFYTYLDFLQKIARAATKDLTKLTEDQKTKLKDFVSNTNEEKLAEDVEWIINRYAYNLKATIKTLNENVAKQKELLNIVGYVITQEKLNNDENIEDQNVKAKFIETENNFNNSKNEYDNLEDKNKEIEDKMAKYRLIVRQSEYYIQYLQDIYKNHFLDYNSLSEENQKIVKEILEINDNMPIEEKNNLISGFPYKNNYASRNTFKMTENMIQNYIKLISTFGYDLSFENVQKDEKLDGETRSDYLLEKTNYEKAKGNEWENIIQIKNS is encoded by the coding sequence ATGAAAAAATCTAAAAAAATATTAACAATTACATCACTAGGATTATTACCAATTTCTGCTATCCCTGCAATTGCTGCTTCTTGTGAAAAACAAGATCCAGAAAATAATGATCAAGAAAATAACGCTTTAAATGAAAAAATTAATCAATTAGAAGAATTAAAAGGACTTTATACAAATGTACTTGACTTTTTATCTTTACAAATAATAGAAAGCGCTATTGAACAAGCAAAAACTTTTCGTGATGATACCGCAAAGCAAAAAGAAATAATGCAATTATTAGATGATGCAATTAAAAAAGCTGACATTGAATCAAAAACTAATAATGACCAACAAAAATTTGAAAAAATTAAAGCTAAATTAGGTGAAGAAAGCGCTCAATGACAAACAATAAAACCTAAATTAGAAAAGCAAATTAACTTAAATATTTTAGAACAAACAATATTTGCAGCACAAAGAAAAAAAGGCCCTTACTCAAATGACGTTGATGATGTTGCATTTAATTTAATTGCGCAGGCTATATCAGATGCTGAAGCAAGTTTTCATGATTCAGAAGCTACAACTGAAACAATTAAAGCAGCCGTTAATCAATTAAACCTAAAAATTAAAGAAGCTGATGATTATTTCAATTTATCAGTTGCTCAAAAACAACAAATTCTTGAAGATAAATTCAATTCTACACTTAATGAAGCTAAAGAATTAAAAGAAACTTTTGAAAAAGATGATGCAAAAGAATTAATGACTGAAAAAATTCAGGAAGCTGAAAACATTAACAAAATAGATAGCCAATTTTATAGAAAAATAAAAAATATGATTTCTGAACTTAAAGAAACAGAACACAAAGCTAAAAGATTAGAATCATTAACTGATCAAGAATTGTTTGAAACTTACTTGTTAAAAGAATTTAAGATTTTAAGTAATCTTGAACAACAATTTGGAAATGATCCTGCTTTCTTAGAAATTCAAGAAAAAATTAAAAAATCTTTCAAAGAAGCAAGAGAAGATACAAGTAATCAATATAAAGAAAAAGAGCGAAACTTAAAACGTAAAGTAAATGAAATTATAGAAAGTGCAACAGCAATTTCTATAACCCCTGAAATTGCAAATAATTTATACAATCAAGAAACTCACCAAGTACAAATACCTTCAAAAGTTCTTTATATTCAAGCAAATTCATTTAGTAATTTTGAAAACCTTGAAAATGTGCAATTTAATGATAAATTAGTATCGATAGGTGCTCATGCTTTTGACAATACAAATTTACAAAACATTACTTTTCCTAACACATTAGAAACATTAAGTGGTTTTGAAAATACTCAAGTGACACAAGTAACTATACCCGCTAATGTAACAGAAATAAATTTTGCTTTTGATAATGCATCTAATTTAACAACATTAAATTTAAATGACAAATTAGTTGAATTAAAAGGATTTAATAATACTAAAATAGCAGAATTATCTTTACCTGAAACATTAGAGGTATTTACAGGATTTAGAAATACTAAAGTAGCAACTTTAACATTAGGCTCAAAAATAAAAACTTTTATTACATCATTACAAGAATTAACAGAATTAACTTTTGCAGCTGATACAAACTTTGACTTAGTAACAACTAATCAAAGTGCTACAAGTGGAATTTTAATTTCAAAAAATATTTTCCCAAAACTTCAAAAAATCTATGTTCATAGCGAAGAAGATAAAAATAAATTAATGAAAGTTTTAGGATCAGATATTGAAATTAGTGATGATAGTGAATTAGAAAATCAAAAAGAAGCAAATAATAAAAAAATTGAAGAGAGAAAAACACAATTTTATACTTATTTAGATTTCTTACAAAAAATTGCACGTGCAGCTACAAAAGATTTAACTAAATTAACAGAAGATCAAAAAACAAAATTAAAAGATTTTGTTTCAAATACTAACGAAGAAAAATTAGCAGAAGATGTTGAATGAATAATAAATAGATACGCATATAACTTAAAAGCAACAATAAAAACACTAAATGAAAATGTTGCTAAACAAAAAGAATTATTAAATATTGTTGGATATGTTATAACCCAAGAAAAACTAAATAATGATGAAAATATTGAAGATCAAAATGTAAAAGCAAAATTCATTGAAACTGAAAATAATTTTAATAATTCAAAAAATGAATATGATAATTTAGAAGATAAGAATAAAGAAATAGAAGATAAAATGGCAAAATATCGTCTAATTGTTCGACAATCTGAATACTACATACAATATTTACAAGATATATACAAAAATCACTTTTTAGACTATAATTCTTTATCTGAAGAAAATCAGAAAATTGTAAAAGAAATCTTAGAAATTAATGATAATATGCCAATAGAAGAAAAAAATAATTTAATTTCTGGATTCCCATATAAAAATAACTATGCAAGTAGAAATACATTTAAAATGACTGAAAACATGATTCAAAACTACATAAAATTAATTAGTACATTTGGATATGATTTATCATTTGAAAATGTTCAAAAAGATGAAAAACTTGATGGTGAAACAAGAAGTGATTATTTACTTGAAAAAACAAACTATGAAAAAGCTAAGGGAAATGAATGAGAAAATATAATACAAATAAAAAATTCATAA
- a CDS encoding leucine-rich repeat domain-containing protein, which yields MNKKTNKFFYLSMLSTPFLITTFTLVSCAKDNQIQNINKDQINEEINEWKKQVTDDETLNMIINLETKLKSNSLTENEYKNLKNNLISKIKSNLDKLAFYSEKDIQNIEDPEENNANILTKNKVIKTFSKDLKEITIPEGITKISDGAFENYFNLETIHLPNSLLYIGQRAFNNSSINNLSLPENLKVLGGFANTKINKLILPNNLKKILPNSFDNTKVAELILPNGLIELGGFANTGISNIKLPDNLEIIHKNTLDLTPIQELSLNKNLRVLGGFSHTNISSITFNNNLQEISDDAFEEPKFKILNLPTSLKKIGGFKNSQFESVSFPEGIIEISKDAFAFSKNLRSISLPSTLEKLGGFQTTLISSLNLPANLQEIAPNSFDATRIISISFPDGIKKIGGFAKLDLTEVTLPDSITYIAPNTFDLNTDIQIQPVNINLPSKLKSLGGFANWNIWNINIPSTVTEIFANTFDATNISKVSLPENLEKLGGFANTKISEINLPKNLKVIYRHSFDETDIKEINLPDSLEILGGFANTKITKVKTPDNLKEITENAFDATSVKYLWLNSGLTKLGGFANTPRLENVILPETLVVIEPNSFANSALKEIKLPEHLEILGGFSGEKSQISSINLPSTLKEITSDAFNFNKLITEINLPEGLIKLDGFGFTNISSIKIPSTVTKIGGFNVTPIEELVLPEGLEYFAGFTETQIETLVLPKNVRYAEISKDHWALLKKVVVYNKHLINNEKWLTMMKQDNPTIYIEDKTKE from the coding sequence ATGAACAAAAAAACTAATAAATTCTTTTATCTATCTATGTTATCAACACCATTTTTGATAACTACATTTACTTTGGTATCTTGTGCAAAAGACAATCAAATACAAAATATAAATAAAGATCAAATAAATGAAGAAATAAATGAATGAAAAAAACAAGTAACTGATGATGAAACATTAAATATGATAATCAATCTAGAAACTAAATTAAAATCTAATTCACTCACTGAAAATGAATATAAAAATTTAAAAAATAATTTAATTTCTAAAATTAAAAGTAATTTAGATAAATTAGCTTTTTATAGTGAAAAAGATATTCAAAATATTGAAGACCCCGAAGAAAACAATGCAAATATCCTAACAAAAAACAAAGTAATAAAAACATTTTCAAAAGATTTAAAAGAAATTACTATACCTGAAGGAATAACTAAAATTTCAGATGGGGCTTTTGAAAATTATTTTAATTTAGAAACGATTCATTTACCTAATTCTTTATTGTACATAGGACAAAGGGCATTTAATAATAGTTCTATAAATAATTTATCTTTACCTGAAAATTTAAAAGTATTGGGTGGGTTTGCAAATACTAAAATAAATAAATTGATTTTACCTAATAACCTAAAAAAAATTTTACCTAACTCGTTTGATAACACAAAAGTAGCTGAACTTATTTTACCAAACGGTTTAATTGAATTAGGTGGGTTTGCGAATACAGGAATATCAAATATAAAACTTCCTGATAATTTGGAAATAATTCACAAAAATACATTAGATTTAACACCAATTCAAGAATTATCACTTAATAAAAATTTAAGAGTATTGGGTGGGTTTTCACACACAAATATATCAAGTATCACTTTTAATAATAATTTACAAGAAATTTCAGATGATGCTTTTGAAGAACCTAAATTTAAAATTTTAAACCTTCCTACAAGTCTTAAAAAAATAGGTGGGTTTAAAAATTCACAATTTGAATCTGTTTCTTTTCCTGAAGGAATAATTGAAATTTCAAAAGATGCTTTTGCATTTTCTAAAAATTTACGAAGTATTTCACTGCCTTCAACTTTAGAAAAATTAGGTGGGTTTCAAACAACTTTAATATCTAGTTTAAATTTACCAGCTAATTTGCAAGAAATTGCACCTAACTCATTTGATGCAACAAGAATTATTTCCATTTCTTTTCCAGATGGAATTAAAAAAATAGGTGGGTTTGCAAAATTAGATCTTACAGAAGTTACTTTACCAGATTCAATAACATATATCGCACCAAATACTTTTGATTTAAATACTGATATTCAAATTCAACCAGTTAATATAAATTTACCTTCTAAATTAAAATCATTAGGTGGGTTTGCAAACTGAAATATTTGAAACATAAACATACCATCTACGGTTACTGAAATTTTTGCAAATACTTTTGATGCAACTAATATTTCAAAAGTATCTTTACCTGAGAATTTAGAAAAATTAGGTGGGTTTGCAAATACAAAAATAAGTGAAATTAATTTACCTAAAAACTTAAAAGTTATTTATCGACATTCATTTGATGAAACTGATATTAAAGAGATAAATTTACCAGATTCGCTTGAAATATTAGGTGGGTTTGCAAATACAAAAATAACAAAGGTTAAAACTCCAGATAACTTAAAAGAAATAACTGAAAATGCATTTGATGCTACATCTGTTAAATATTTATGATTAAATTCTGGATTGACAAAACTAGGTGGGTTTGCAAATACTCCTCGGCTTGAAAATGTTATACTACCTGAAACTTTAGTGGTTATTGAACCAAATTCATTTGCTAATTCTGCTTTAAAAGAAATTAAATTGCCAGAGCATTTAGAAATATTAGGTGGGTTTTCTGGGGAAAAATCACAAATTTCTTCTATAAATTTACCATCAACACTAAAAGAAATTACATCTGATGCATTTAATTTTAATAAATTAATAACTGAAATTAATCTTCCTGAAGGACTAATAAAATTAGATGGATTTGGTTTTACTAATATTTCATCAATTAAAATACCATCAACAGTTACTAAAATAGGGGGATTTAATGTAACTCCAATAGAAGAACTAGTTTTACCTGAAGGCCTTGAATATTTTGCTGGTTTTACTGAAACACAAATTGAAACATTAGTATTACCTAAAAATGTAAGATATGCTGAAATTAGCAAAGACCATTGAGCATTACTTAAAAAAGTTGTTGTTTATAACAAACACTTAATAAATAATGAAAAATGATTAACTATGATGAAACAAGATAATCCAACAATTTATATCGAAGATAAAACAAAGGAATAA